In candidate division WOR-3 bacterium, a genomic segment contains:
- a CDS encoding DUF1858 domain-containing protein, with protein sequence MKITEQTSVEEIVAKYPGMTKVFIDFGLPCLVCGEPFWGTVEELARQNNVDLKSLIKALNKKKEEFDEKI encoded by the coding sequence ATGAAGATAACCGAACAAACTTCTGTCGAGGAGATAGTTGCCAAATATCCCGGCATGACAAAGGTCTTTATTGATTTCGGTCTGCCCTGCCTTGTCTGCGGAGAACCGTTCTGGGGTACTGTCGAAGAACTCGCCCGGCAGAATAATGTCGACCTGAAGAGTTTGATTAAAGCATTGAACAAAAAAAAGGAAGAATTTGATGAAAAAATATAA
- a CDS encoding MGMT family protein, with the protein MKIVEILLPHADEPITRRLRRLYGNILRSSAEPVLKLKKKLLTYLAGKQTFFGLSDFDLDKLYTFQRRVLDGCRKIPYGRVISYGDLAEKIGTPRAARAVGTALAKNPFPIVIPCHRVIKGNGLPGKFGGGEELKKDLLKLEGVRFYENSRVMREFIL; encoded by the coding sequence GTGAAGATCGTTGAGATTCTTTTGCCGCATGCAGACGAACCGATAACCAGACGTCTCAGACGACTCTATGGAAATATTCTGCGCAGCAGCGCAGAACCTGTTTTGAAATTGAAGAAGAAACTCCTTACGTATCTGGCGGGCAAACAGACTTTTTTCGGCCTGAGTGATTTTGACCTGGATAAATTATATACATTCCAGAGACGGGTTCTTGACGGATGCCGGAAAATCCCTTACGGGAGGGTGATTAGTTATGGAGATTTGGCGGAAAAAATCGGCACACCGCGTGCCGCGCGCGCCGTGGGTACGGCCCTGGCAAAGAATCCTTTCCCGATCGTAATCCCCTGCCATCGTGTAATAAAAGGTAATGGTCTACCCGGGAAGTTCGGCGGCGGCGAAGAGCTCAAAAAAGACCTTTTGAAACTTGAAGGGGTGAGGTTTTACGAAAACAGTAGGGTGATGAGAGAGTTTATTCTTTGA
- a CDS encoding DUF89 family protein — translation MYTRQCAGSTRDKTKNHYSKRKESDKTKTYLECIPCFFKQALTAAQTARLDEQKIKDIFDRIAALIPKISMDTTPPEIGMMVYKAIYQASNIEDPFKEAKKKCTGYLLASYDELRKKITESADPLYTALKFAALSNAIDFGANPNFNIKEELSTLYEKDFDLCEYDLFKKSLSDAKWILYIGDNAGETVLDRLLIEQLNKPVKYAVRSKPIINDATMEDALEAGIDKVAEVISSGCDAPGTILGLCTEEFKRIFTEADMVISKGQGNYETLSDQKRTIFFLLKIKCPVIARDINIKTGSVVLITNKKK, via the coding sequence ATATACACTCGTCAATGCGCAGGAAGCACACGCGATAAAACCAAAAATCATTATTCTAAACGAAAGGAATCAGATAAAACGAAGACATATTTAGAATGTATTCCATGTTTTTTTAAACAGGCGCTCACCGCGGCACAGACGGCGCGTCTTGATGAGCAGAAGATAAAAGACATCTTTGACCGTATCGCCGCACTCATCCCGAAAATCTCAATGGACACGACACCGCCTGAAATCGGTATGATGGTGTACAAGGCGATCTATCAGGCGTCGAACATCGAAGACCCTTTTAAAGAAGCCAAGAAAAAATGCACCGGCTATCTTCTCGCTTCATACGACGAACTCCGAAAAAAAATCACCGAATCAGCCGACCCCTTGTATACAGCTTTGAAGTTCGCCGCTCTCAGCAATGCGATCGACTTCGGAGCCAACCCGAACTTCAACATCAAAGAAGAACTGAGCACCCTCTATGAAAAAGATTTTGATCTGTGTGAATATGATTTATTCAAGAAATCACTCTCAGATGCAAAATGGATTCTTTACATCGGCGACAACGCCGGCGAGACGGTGCTGGACAGATTACTGATTGAACAACTGAACAAACCGGTTAAATACGCGGTGCGCAGCAAACCGATAATCAATGACGCGACAATGGAAGACGCCCTGGAAGCGGGCATCGATAAAGTAGCCGAAGTAATTTCATCGGGATGCGATGCGCCCGGCACCATCTTGGGACTCTGCACCGAAGAATTCAAACGGATATTCACCGAAGCCGATATGGTAATAAGCAAGGGACAAGGAAATTACGAAACCCTCTCCGACCAGAAACGAACCATCTTCTTCCTCTTGAAGATAAAGTGCCCGGTCATCGCCCGGGATATCAACATCAAAACAGGCAGTGTTGTTTTGATCACAAATAAAAAAAAATGA
- a CDS encoding radical SAM protein produces the protein MNRYTYGPVPSRRLGFSLGIDIIPYKNCSFDCIYCQLGKTTNKTIEQKRYSPPDDIIKEVKDTLKLGKQIDYLTFSGSGEPTLHSEIGYLIKEIKQITEIPVAVLTNGSLLWIPEIAEQLLKADLILPTLCSASEETFRKINRPHNDLTVEKIIKGQSDFRKKFKGKIWLELMLIKGMNDTEEELEKLKTAIERIKPDRIDLNTVVRPPSEEYARPLSFSDLERIKKFFGGSCEIVVAFKKVKKTEELADKENAILGLIKRRPVTLQDICGALGLHQNEVIKCLEQLEQDKKIKLVIHQGLKYYEAL, from the coding sequence ATGAATAGATACACATACGGTCCTGTGCCTTCACGCCGACTCGGTTTTTCCCTGGGTATTGACATCATCCCTTATAAAAACTGCAGTTTCGACTGTATCTATTGTCAGCTCGGTAAGACGACAAATAAAACCATCGAGCAAAAACGATATTCACCGCCTGATGATATAATAAAAGAAGTAAAGGATACTTTGAAACTCGGCAAACAGATCGACTACCTCACATTCTCAGGTTCGGGTGAACCCACCCTCCATTCAGAAATCGGTTATTTAATAAAAGAAATCAAGCAGATCACTGAAATACCCGTCGCCGTACTCACCAACGGCTCATTGCTCTGGATCCCTGAGATCGCTGAACAGCTCCTCAAAGCCGATCTGATCCTGCCCACCCTGTGCAGCGCGAGTGAAGAGACCTTCAGAAAGATAAACCGACCCCACAATGATCTGACCGTTGAAAAGATAATCAAAGGACAGAGCGACTTCCGAAAGAAATTCAAAGGGAAGATATGGCTGGAATTGATGCTCATAAAAGGGATGAATGACACCGAGGAAGAGCTCGAGAAATTGAAGACCGCGATCGAGAGAATAAAGCCCGACAGAATAGACCTCAATACCGTGGTCAGACCGCCCAGTGAAGAGTATGCACGACCGCTTTCGTTTAGTGATCTGGAAAGAATAAAAAAGTTCTTCGGCGGTTCCTGCGAAATCGTGGTGGCGTTCAAAAAGGTCAAAAAGACAGAAGAACTGGCTGACAAAGAAAATGCGATACTCGGCCTGATAAAACGAAGGCCTGTAACACTGCAGGATATCTGCGGTGCACTCGGACTGCATCAAAATGAAGTGATAAAATGTCTGGAACAACTCGAACAGGATAAAAAAATAAAATTAGTTATACATCAAGGTCTTAAATATTATGAAGCACTATAA
- a CDS encoding ArsR family transcriptional regulator → MRKIERKKPMKEIMYRESRIAQVLGEPSKYLIVNLIFQEGPLSVSEIAKKVNRTQPTVSHHLAKLRSLEIVRYEAKNDGFYYWIKYPKELKMILTALNVFVQRSRKRLEHDT, encoded by the coding sequence ATGAGAAAGATAGAACGAAAAAAACCAATGAAGGAAATAATGTATCGCGAATCACGTATTGCTCAGGTATTGGGTGAACCATCTAAGTATTTGATTGTTAATCTTATTTTTCAAGAGGGACCATTGAGTGTTTCCGAAATAGCAAAAAAAGTCAATAGAACGCAACCTACTGTTTCTCACCATCTGGCAAAACTGAGAAGTTTAGAGATTGTCCGCTACGAGGCTAAAAATGATGGTTTTTATTACTGGATAAAATACCCGAAAGAATTAAAGATGATCCTGACAGCGTTGAATGTTTTTGTTCAACGTAGCCGTAAACGGTTGGAACACGATACTTAA